In one window of Micromonospora cathayae DNA:
- a CDS encoding ATP-dependent Clp protease ATP-binding subunit — MWGPADFGADPWDEFLARYFGRGEAGGRPAHRVDITRLMTADAREMLADAARRAAQRRSNDLDTDHLLWSALQRQALRDLVSRAGADPDTLLNALGGRGDGAPGGEVPPNLSLTPAAKRALLDAHQLARAIGANYIGPEHILMALPLNPESPAGRMLAAGRIQPESLQAAGAERGPMSARPDRGTPTLDQYGQDLTDLAKADRIDPVIGRGDEIEQAVEILSRRTKNNPVLIGEAGVGKTAIVEGLAERICDGDVPQTLLGKRVIQLDLAGLVAGTRYRGDFEERLKKVVDEIRAHREELIIFLDEIHTLVGAGGAGSEGGMDASNMLKPALARGELRVIGATTLDEYRRTIEKDAALARRFQPVLVPEPTVEDSVAILRGLRDRYEAHHQVRFTDEALVAAAELADRYVTDRYLPDKAIDLIDQAGARVRLRTRTPAADVRELERQLDEVRRDKEQAVADEQYERATTLRDRLHELEEEIRQAQGDGDPQRVPNVTPQEIAEVVSRATGIPVSQLTEEERERLLRLEGHLHERVVGQDDAVTAVAEAVRRSRTGLADPDRPMGSFLFLGPTGVGKTELARALAEALFGEADRMVRLDMSEFQERHTVSRLVGAPPGYVGYEEAGQLTEAVRRRPYAVVLLDEIEKAHPDVFNVLLQVLDDGRLTDSQGRTVNFRNTVLIMTSNLGSELITGSQRSVGFGAGEPGSAQETDELRERLMRRLQENFRPEFLNRIDEIIIFRRLEAEQLRQITGLLLEETRRRLHGQDITVEVTDAGVDWLAEHGYQPEFGARPLRRVIQRELDNRLSRMLLEGQISPGQRVTVDARDGALAIDVAAGERGGYTPATTTHPR; from the coding sequence ATGTGGGGACCCGCTGACTTCGGCGCCGACCCGTGGGACGAGTTCCTGGCCCGCTACTTCGGTCGGGGGGAGGCCGGTGGCCGGCCCGCGCACCGGGTCGACATCACCCGCCTGATGACCGCCGACGCCCGGGAGATGCTGGCCGACGCGGCCCGCCGGGCCGCCCAGCGGCGTAGCAACGACCTGGACACCGACCACCTGCTCTGGTCGGCGCTGCAACGCCAGGCGCTACGCGACCTGGTCAGCCGGGCCGGGGCCGACCCGGACACCCTGCTCAACGCCCTCGGTGGCCGGGGCGACGGCGCGCCGGGCGGCGAGGTGCCGCCGAACCTCTCGCTCACCCCGGCGGCCAAGCGGGCGCTGCTGGACGCGCACCAGCTCGCCCGGGCGATCGGAGCCAACTACATCGGCCCCGAGCACATCCTGATGGCCCTGCCGCTGAACCCGGAGTCGCCGGCCGGGCGGATGCTGGCGGCCGGGCGGATCCAGCCGGAGTCCCTGCAGGCGGCGGGGGCGGAACGGGGACCGATGAGCGCACGACCGGACCGGGGCACGCCGACGCTCGACCAGTACGGCCAGGACCTCACCGACCTGGCCAAGGCCGACCGGATCGATCCGGTGATCGGCCGTGGCGACGAGATCGAACAGGCCGTGGAGATCCTGTCCCGACGGACCAAGAACAACCCGGTGCTGATCGGTGAGGCCGGGGTCGGCAAGACCGCCATCGTGGAGGGGCTGGCCGAGCGGATCTGTGACGGCGACGTGCCGCAGACCCTGCTCGGCAAGCGGGTGATCCAGCTCGACCTGGCCGGCCTGGTCGCCGGCACCCGGTACCGGGGCGACTTCGAGGAACGGCTCAAGAAGGTGGTCGACGAGATCCGCGCCCACCGCGAGGAGCTGATCATCTTCCTGGACGAGATCCACACCCTGGTCGGGGCCGGCGGGGCCGGCAGCGAGGGCGGCATGGACGCGTCCAACATGCTCAAACCCGCGCTGGCCCGGGGCGAGCTGCGGGTGATCGGCGCGACCACCCTGGACGAGTACCGGCGCACCATCGAGAAGGACGCCGCGCTGGCCCGCCGCTTCCAGCCGGTACTGGTGCCGGAGCCGACGGTCGAGGACTCGGTGGCCATCCTGCGCGGCCTGCGGGACCGGTACGAGGCCCACCACCAGGTGCGGTTCACCGACGAGGCGCTGGTCGCCGCGGCCGAGCTGGCCGACCGGTACGTCACCGACCGGTACCTGCCGGACAAGGCGATCGACCTGATCGACCAGGCCGGCGCCCGGGTCCGGTTGCGGACCCGCACCCCGGCGGCGGACGTGCGGGAGCTGGAACGCCAGCTCGACGAGGTACGCCGGGACAAGGAGCAGGCCGTCGCCGACGAGCAGTACGAGCGGGCCACCACCCTGCGGGACCGGCTGCACGAGCTGGAGGAGGAGATCCGGCAGGCCCAGGGGGACGGCGACCCGCAGCGGGTGCCGAACGTGACCCCCCAGGAGATCGCCGAGGTGGTCTCCCGGGCCACCGGCATCCCGGTCAGCCAGCTCACCGAGGAGGAACGGGAACGGCTGCTGCGGCTGGAGGGGCACCTGCACGAACGGGTGGTCGGCCAGGACGACGCGGTGACCGCGGTCGCCGAGGCGGTCCGCCGGTCCCGGACCGGGCTGGCCGACCCGGACCGGCCGATGGGCAGCTTCCTGTTCCTCGGCCCGACCGGCGTCGGCAAGACCGAACTGGCCCGCGCGCTGGCCGAGGCGCTGTTCGGGGAGGCCGACCGGATGGTGCGGCTGGACATGAGCGAGTTCCAGGAGCGGCACACGGTCAGCCGGCTGGTCGGCGCGCCGCCCGGCTACGTCGGCTACGAGGAGGCCGGCCAGCTCACCGAGGCGGTCCGTCGCCGCCCGTACGCGGTGGTGCTGCTGGACGAGATCGAGAAGGCCCACCCGGACGTGTTCAACGTCCTGCTCCAGGTCCTCGACGACGGCCGGTTGACCGACAGCCAGGGCCGGACGGTGAACTTCCGCAACACCGTACTGATCATGACGAGCAACCTCGGCTCGGAGCTGATCACCGGCAGCCAGCGCAGCGTCGGTTTCGGGGCGGGGGAACCCGGCAGCGCGCAGGAGACCGACGAGCTGCGGGAACGGTTGATGCGCCGGCTCCAGGAGAACTTCCGGCCGGAGTTCCTCAACCGGATCGACGAGATCATCATCTTCCGCCGGTTGGAGGCCGAGCAGTTGCGGCAGATCACCGGCCTGCTGCTGGAGGAGACCCGCCGCCGGCTGCACGGGCAGGACATCACCGTCGAGGTGACCGACGCGGGCGTCGACTGGCTGGCCGAGCACGGGTACCAGCCCGAGTTCGGCGCCCGGCCGCTGCGCCGGGTGATCCAGCGGGAGCTGGACAACCGGCTCTCCCGGATGCTGCTGGAGGGCCAGATCTCGCCGGGCCAGCGGGTCACCGTGGACGCCCGCGACGGCGCGCTGGCCATCGACGTCGCCGCCGGTGAGCGGGGCGGCTACACCCCGGCCACCACGACCCACCCACGGTAG
- a CDS encoding LysR family transcriptional regulator, with product MNLELRHLRVVCAIAETGSVTKAASTLGLAQPALTAQLQRIERALGGALFDRDRRGARPTALGELVLSRARVLLPAMKGLQDEAARLASAGDALSRYRFGGVNSPILGRLVHRLAAEQPNAPINTYASWSVDELSQLVLGGRLDYVLTGVCGDAAPSAEFGLSWREVAVDPVFVMLPESHAQADRDEVALVDLRHEQWVAAPGDGCFGDCFAAACARAGFTPRKVYETDVRGCVDLVEAGVAVALCQATFRPVGGLVTRRLTGNPLRWRLMLGWHPESPAARFAEGVLEAATAAYTDSLAPHPAYLEWLLDHPDFGVRHRTPV from the coding sequence ATGAACCTGGAGTTGCGACACCTCAGGGTGGTCTGCGCGATCGCGGAGACCGGCAGCGTGACGAAGGCGGCCTCGACCCTCGGACTGGCACAACCGGCACTGACCGCGCAGCTCCAGCGCATCGAACGGGCCCTCGGCGGTGCGCTGTTCGACCGGGACCGGCGCGGGGCCCGGCCCACCGCGCTCGGTGAGCTGGTGCTGTCCCGGGCGCGGGTGCTGCTGCCGGCGATGAAGGGCCTCCAGGACGAGGCGGCCCGGCTGGCCAGCGCCGGGGACGCGCTGAGCCGGTACCGGTTCGGCGGGGTGAACAGCCCGATCCTCGGCCGGCTGGTGCACCGGCTCGCCGCCGAACAACCCAACGCCCCGATCAACACGTACGCCTCGTGGTCGGTCGACGAGCTGTCCCAGCTGGTGCTGGGCGGCCGGCTCGACTACGTGCTGACCGGGGTGTGCGGTGACGCCGCCCCGTCGGCGGAGTTCGGCCTGAGCTGGCGGGAGGTGGCGGTGGACCCGGTCTTCGTCATGCTGCCGGAGTCGCACGCCCAGGCCGACCGGGACGAGGTGGCCCTGGTGGACCTGCGGCACGAGCAGTGGGTGGCGGCGCCCGGCGACGGCTGCTTCGGCGACTGCTTCGCCGCCGCCTGCGCCCGCGCCGGGTTCACCCCCCGCAAGGTGTACGAGACCGACGTGCGGGGCTGCGTCGACCTGGTCGAGGCGGGGGTGGCGGTGGCGCTGTGCCAGGCCACCTTCCGACCGGTGGGCGGCCTGGTCACCCGGCGGCTGACCGGCAACCCGCTGCGGTGGCGGCTGATGCTCGGCTGGCATCCGGAGTCCCCGGCGGCCCGGTTCGCCGAGGGCGTGCTGGAGGCGGCGACGGCCGCGTACACCGACTCCCTCGCGCCGCACCCGGCCTACCTGGAGTGGCTGCTGGACCACCCCGACTTCGGGGTACGCCACCGCACCCCGGTCTAG
- a CDS encoding DUF3140 domain-containing protein, which translates to MAREARLDADVEVLWADFHARVNMPSEQLRQWLLTRGSGEEAFGPNPDLDLPVPGRHILAVLGKRKVDLTGEDIRIMQDTVDRIDALVDARPPAGNADDGWRHALLDLGHDPLAVR; encoded by the coding sequence ATGGCACGCGAGGCGAGACTCGACGCGGACGTGGAGGTGCTCTGGGCGGACTTCCACGCCCGGGTCAACATGCCCTCCGAGCAGTTGCGGCAGTGGCTGCTCACCCGGGGATCGGGGGAGGAGGCGTTCGGGCCGAACCCGGACCTGGACCTGCCGGTGCCGGGCCGGCACATCCTCGCCGTGCTCGGCAAACGCAAGGTCGACCTCACCGGCGAGGACATCCGGATCATGCAGGACACCGTGGACCGGATCGACGCGCTGGTCGACGCGAGGCCGCCCGCCGGCAACGCCGACGACGGCTGGCGGCACGCGCTGCTCGACCTGGGCCACGACCCGCTCGCCGTACGCTGA
- a CDS encoding hemerythrin domain-containing protein — translation MSVPLPPLPPGDGDDGYRPGGRSLVDIVEEEHHRITALAGELAAPDTDGARRREVAEVFAAAVSRHLSAEEQYLYPAVRRALPDGGELADREIETDAALLRVLKDTDGTQVIDVREVWRRHVAAVRPALERLCAVASEAELIRLGNRLEIAEEAAPTRPHPGTPATPPWNRIVEPAVGVVDKVRDAVTGRRTYLADLDRDR, via the coding sequence ATGAGTGTTCCGCTGCCACCACTGCCGCCCGGTGACGGCGACGACGGGTACCGGCCGGGTGGCCGTAGCCTGGTCGACATCGTCGAGGAGGAGCACCACCGGATCACCGCGCTGGCCGGGGAACTCGCCGCGCCGGACACCGACGGGGCCCGCCGGCGGGAGGTGGCCGAGGTGTTCGCCGCCGCCGTGTCCCGGCACCTCTCGGCCGAGGAGCAGTACCTCTACCCGGCGGTACGCCGGGCGTTGCCCGACGGCGGTGAGCTGGCCGACCGGGAGATCGAGACCGACGCGGCGCTGCTGCGGGTCCTCAAGGACACCGACGGGACCCAGGTCATCGACGTGCGGGAGGTGTGGCGGCGGCACGTCGCCGCGGTACGGCCGGCGCTGGAGCGGCTGTGCGCGGTCGCCAGCGAGGCGGAGCTGATCCGACTGGGCAACCGGCTGGAGATCGCCGAGGAGGCCGCGCCGACCCGACCGCATCCCGGCACGCCGGCCACTCCCCCGTGGAACCGGATCGTCGAGCCGGCGGTCGGGGTGGTCGACAAGGTCCGCGACGCGGTCACCGGGCGCCGCACGTACCTCGCGGACCTCGACCGGGACCGGTGA